Within the Arachis duranensis cultivar V14167 chromosome 10, aradu.V14167.gnm2.J7QH, whole genome shotgun sequence genome, the region GAACTTCTAACATCAAAGTAAACATATTCGACATGACTGCCCTCGAAATTGATTATCCTTCCAATGGTCGAATCGGTGATGACAACTCGGTTGAGATTTTGGATGAACCGCCGCCACGAAGGGACCGAGGCCGGCCGAAGAAAAAAGTGATAGCAGAACCAAAGCAATCACGTGCTTCTACaagcaaaaaaatgaaaagtgcCATCAAaactaaagataaagataaaaatcccAATACACAAAACTTGAAGCTGCATGTCGAGAATGAAAAAGATGGTCAATCTGAAGAGACAGCAGATCTTAAGCTGCCAATAATTCAAGGTGCCAGACCAGATATGGATGGTCTGTTTCATAATCTCATCATTCTTTcattttttggattctactgattttgtttaatttttttattttctttgtttctaaAATGCATAAATACCTTGTTTATGGTTATGGTACACATCTGAAGTTGTTAGAGAAGCAAAGAAGTTCAAGTCGAAAAATCCTTCTTTTGTCATCAAGATTAAGCAAAAGCACCAAACAGGTTTACCAGCAGTAAGTTGATTCATTTATCTCTGTGCAAACTTTGTATGTCATGCAAAATTGAGACTGTTGTGAACTATGATGATGAATTATTCTGATATGATTGCAGAATCTTCCAGTTTGTTTCTTCAGGATGTACTTCGAGAACACTAAGCAGTATGCAATTCTACGAGTTGGAAAGAAGCAGTGGCATGCAACATTGATCCATTATCCAAATAGGAAGAATGCCCTTATCTCTCATTGGCGCTTGTTCGTTGaa harbors:
- the LOC110276722 gene encoding B3 domain-containing protein At4g01580-like — encoded protein: MDSSNFQRNKNSLSTVIRFFKIVLRKSLDNGYLKMPNKFCRKYGGDMPNPVKLLPPDGTEWRIDWTNRDGEILFDKGWKEFATFYTLENGHVLWFEYNGTSNIKVNIFDMTALEIDYPSNGRIGDDNSVEILDEPPPRRDRGRPKKKVIAEPKQSRASTSKKMKSAIKTKDKDKNPNTQNLKLHVENEKDGQSEETADLKLPIIQGARPDMDVVREAKKFKSKNPSFVIKIKQKHQTGLPANLPVCFFRMYFENTKQYAILRVGKKQWHATLIHYPNRKNALISHWRLFVEENNLKAGDVCIFELVNRQGPELKVHIRRSHD